A region of uncultured Desulfobacter sp. DNA encodes the following proteins:
- a CDS encoding HAD family hydrolase — MTEPIQSIQALFFDFDGVLIDSVRTKTKAFEILFQDFSDEIIKAVVSYHTLHGGISRVEKIRYAHENIIKKPLTEKEVMEWANRFSDLVVQEVIRVPWINGAKAFLDAFASKLPVFVISGTPETELKYVVDQRGMSRYFKEILGSPVKKPEHIRKLLAKYSLAPEQCVFIGDALTDYNAARETGLYFIGIQGESHFPDTVKPLPDCQGLEIAIRNICPEF, encoded by the coding sequence ATGACAGAACCAATACAATCCATTCAAGCCCTTTTTTTTGATTTTGACGGCGTGTTGATAGACTCCGTCCGCACAAAAACAAAAGCTTTTGAAATATTGTTTCAAGATTTTTCCGATGAAATTATTAAAGCGGTTGTCAGCTACCACACGCTGCACGGCGGTATCAGCCGTGTGGAAAAAATTCGGTATGCCCATGAAAACATAATCAAAAAACCTTTGACTGAAAAGGAAGTCATGGAATGGGCGAACCGGTTTTCAGATCTGGTGGTCCAGGAGGTGATCCGTGTTCCCTGGATAAATGGGGCAAAAGCGTTTCTGGATGCTTTCGCGTCAAAACTGCCTGTTTTCGTAATTTCGGGAACCCCGGAAACAGAGCTCAAATATGTGGTGGATCAAAGGGGGATGAGCCGCTATTTTAAAGAGATTTTAGGCTCCCCTGTCAAAAAACCGGAGCATATCCGGAAACTGCTTGCAAAATACAGCCTTGCACCGGAGCAATGTGTTTTCATCGGGGATGCTCTGACAGATTATAATGCGGCCCGGGAAACCGGCCTTTATTTTATCGGAATCCAAGGGGAGAGCCATTTTCCCGATACTGTGAAGCCCCTGCCTGACTGCCAGGGGCTTGAAATCGCCATAAGGAACATTTGTCCGGAATTTTGA
- a CDS encoding YkgJ family cysteine cluster protein, translated as MTISDNTTGTTANRVLLGPNTFQFACHKDVPCFTRCCHNADMYLYPYDVVRMKQNLNMTSEEFLVAHTTTAIRDMPTFPNVMLKMSDRNGNPCTFLTEKGCTIYPDRPYSCRAYPLEPAIYGDADGSMHVQYYVMHHDYCKGHDEDKTWTAKAWMADQEMDPYLEPNNGWARIAGRLQADSFRSRDIDVNSPPMKMAFMAAYNMDTFRRFVFESSFLSRYNVPDRQLDAVKHDDRELLMLGLSWIERILFGDGPLEEIS; from the coding sequence ATGACAATATCTGACAACACCACAGGCACCACGGCAAATCGCGTTCTACTTGGCCCCAACACATTTCAGTTTGCCTGTCACAAGGATGTGCCCTGCTTTACCCGTTGCTGCCATAATGCAGACATGTATCTTTATCCCTATGACGTTGTTCGCATGAAACAGAACCTTAACATGACATCGGAAGAATTTCTGGTTGCCCATACCACCACAGCCATCCGGGACATGCCCACCTTTCCCAACGTGATGCTGAAAATGAGCGACCGGAATGGCAATCCCTGCACCTTTCTGACGGAAAAAGGATGCACGATCTATCCGGACAGACCCTACTCCTGCAGAGCCTATCCCCTGGAACCGGCTATCTATGGTGATGCCGACGGCAGTATGCATGTGCAGTACTATGTCATGCACCACGATTACTGCAAGGGACATGATGAAGATAAAACCTGGACCGCCAAAGCGTGGATGGCAGATCAGGAGATGGACCCGTATCTTGAACCCAACAACGGCTGGGCACGCATTGCAGGTCGCTTACAGGCGGACTCTTTCAGGTCCCGGGACATTGATGTCAACAGCCCGCCCATGAAGATGGCTTTCATGGCGGCCTACAACATGGATACCTTCCGCCGCTTTGTTTTTGAAAGCAGTTTTCTGTCTCGCTATAATGTACCCGACCGGCAACTGGACGCCGTTAAGCACGATGACCGGGAGCTGCTCATGCTGGGACTATCCTGGATAGAAAGAATTTTGTTTGGTGACGGGCCCCTGGAAGAAATCTCCTGA
- the glnE gene encoding bifunctional [glutamate--ammonia ligase]-adenylyl-L-tyrosine phosphorylase/[glutamate--ammonia-ligase] adenylyltransferase, which translates to MTQDTIEQLIPRVFTSLSPTLFQTLHQRIQNYFSAADIQHISQLPVTAQDFTRVMLFSPFIAEHIAANPLILKRLGKSGDIDTSYAPGAIKKKLAAFIGDDQDGAGLKARMLEFKLYEIIRIAWRDLAGTAPLSETMADLSDLACACINFGFEQLYPTLTQKWGTPRDSKGHVQNIVVLGMGKLGAGELNFSSDIDLIFVYPESGQTDGERSISNDEFFTKLCREFIKLFSTEHGTHFYRVDTRLRPFGDSGPLVMDADAFEHYYQSQGREWERYAMIKASPVGGDIAAGNTIIQTLKPFIFRRYLDYGAFDSFRDMKQRITLQVKNARLKHNIKIGAGGIREIEFFGQLFQLIRGGVDPVLQARPILLVLDTLVKKNLINKTVCDELKQAYHFLRLVENRLQEYQDRQTHNIPEDPVQRQILALSMGYDDENAFYGELSRIQGVVHKHFSRLLVQDDDEDQENNSQELKQIWESITDLQFQSEDISISGYEDTGSVVRHLKALAAHPNTRQLSQTGRKKLARLVPRLIKKAGLHPDSEEVIAKLIDLVATIERRTCYLSLLIENKGALDTLIILARKSPWIISFLSRHPVLLDELIYPETLYSPPKRDMLEREMESLITRVPEDDPEYLLEALNIFRQINTLRVAAADVSGNFPLMKVSDHLTWIAETILNQVVASSWQVITEKYGYPKGMEGKGIDGCRFIAIAYGKVGGLEMGYKSDLDMVFVFDAESGYTNGTERSVDTTRFYSNLGQRIIHALTMHTQAGTLYGADMRLRPGGESGTIITHIQTYEDYLENQAWTFEHQALIRARPVAGDPALFKKFDTIRKKILTRRRDDAVLKKEVGQMRERMRTQRLKYEPGLFNLKQSKGGIVDIEFLVQYLVLRHACDHPDVVEWTDNIRLLEALSVDALISGEDSGILQNAYVSMRKAIHRLTLQERSATVDEELFREQAAKVAQIYDAAFTMN; encoded by the coding sequence ATGACCCAAGACACCATAGAACAGTTGATTCCCCGTGTTTTTACTTCGCTTTCCCCCACCCTTTTTCAAACCTTGCACCAGCGGATCCAGAACTATTTCAGCGCCGCAGATATACAGCATATCAGCCAGTTGCCTGTCACTGCCCAGGATTTTACCCGGGTGATGCTGTTCAGCCCCTTTATTGCTGAACATATTGCAGCAAACCCCTTAATACTCAAAAGGCTTGGCAAAAGCGGTGATATTGACACATCCTATGCCCCGGGTGCCATTAAAAAAAAGCTTGCCGCTTTTATCGGGGATGACCAGGATGGTGCAGGGCTTAAAGCCCGGATGCTTGAATTCAAGTTATACGAAATCATCCGCATTGCCTGGCGGGACCTGGCAGGTACGGCGCCATTGTCTGAAACCATGGCGGATCTCTCCGACCTTGCCTGTGCCTGCATCAACTTTGGCTTTGAACAACTGTATCCCACTCTGACCCAAAAATGGGGAACACCCAGGGATAGTAAAGGCCATGTCCAGAACATTGTGGTGCTGGGCATGGGCAAGCTTGGAGCCGGCGAGTTGAATTTTTCTTCGGATATTGATCTTATTTTCGTATACCCGGAATCGGGCCAGACCGACGGGGAGAGATCCATATCCAATGATGAATTTTTCACAAAACTGTGCCGGGAGTTCATCAAGCTGTTTTCCACGGAACATGGTACCCATTTTTACCGGGTGGATACCCGCTTGCGTCCCTTTGGGGACAGCGGGCCCCTGGTCATGGATGCGGATGCTTTTGAACACTATTATCAGTCCCAGGGCCGGGAATGGGAACGCTATGCCATGATCAAGGCAAGTCCTGTGGGTGGGGATATTGCAGCGGGCAACACAATTATTCAAACCCTGAAGCCTTTTATATTCCGCAGATATCTGGATTATGGCGCCTTTGACTCCTTCAGGGATATGAAACAGCGCATAACATTGCAGGTAAAAAATGCCAGATTGAAACACAATATCAAGATCGGGGCCGGCGGTATCAGGGAAATTGAATTCTTCGGCCAGCTTTTTCAGCTCATCAGAGGCGGTGTGGACCCGGTTCTTCAGGCCAGACCCATATTGCTGGTCCTGGACACCCTGGTGAAAAAAAATCTGATAAATAAAACAGTGTGCGATGAACTCAAACAGGCCTATCATTTTCTTCGGCTTGTGGAAAACAGGCTCCAGGAGTACCAGGACCGGCAAACCCACAACATCCCCGAAGATCCGGTTCAAAGGCAAATTCTTGCTTTGTCCATGGGATATGATGATGAAAATGCTTTTTATGGAGAACTGTCCAGGATACAGGGTGTTGTGCACAAACATTTTTCCAGACTTCTGGTACAGGACGATGACGAAGACCAGGAGAACAACAGCCAGGAATTGAAGCAGATATGGGAGAGTATCACCGATCTTCAATTTCAAAGCGAAGATATCTCTATTTCCGGCTACGAAGATACAGGATCTGTGGTGCGGCATCTTAAAGCTTTGGCAGCGCATCCCAACACCCGGCAGCTTTCCCAGACCGGGCGCAAAAAACTGGCCCGGCTGGTGCCCCGGCTGATTAAAAAAGCAGGACTACATCCGGATTCGGAAGAGGTGATAGCCAAACTCATAGATCTTGTGGCGACCATTGAACGGCGTACCTGTTACCTGTCTTTGCTCATTGAAAATAAAGGCGCTCTGGATACTCTGATCATTCTTGCCCGAAAAAGCCCGTGGATTATTTCGTTTTTAAGCAGGCATCCGGTTCTTTTAGATGAACTTATTTATCCGGAAACCCTCTATTCTCCGCCCAAGCGGGATATGCTTGAACGGGAGATGGAAAGCCTGATAACCCGGGTCCCGGAAGATGATCCTGAATACCTGCTGGAGGCACTCAATATTTTCCGCCAGATCAATACCCTCAGAGTTGCCGCGGCAGATGTGTCAGGCAATTTCCCGCTGATGAAGGTCAGTGATCATTTGACCTGGATTGCTGAAACCATTCTTAACCAGGTGGTGGCATCATCCTGGCAGGTCATAACCGAAAAATACGGGTATCCCAAGGGCATGGAGGGCAAAGGCATCGACGGATGCCGGTTTATTGCCATTGCCTACGGCAAGGTGGGCGGCCTTGAAATGGGATATAAATCCGACCTGGATATGGTTTTTGTTTTTGATGCGGAATCCGGATATACCAATGGGACTGAACGGTCCGTGGACACGACCCGCTTTTATTCCAATCTGGGCCAGCGCATAATCCATGCCCTGACCATGCATACCCAGGCCGGAACCCTTTACGGTGCGGATATGAGGCTTCGGCCCGGCGGGGAATCAGGCACCATTATCACCCATATCCAGACCTATGAGGATTACCTTGAAAACCAGGCCTGGACATTCGAGCACCAGGCCCTGATACGGGCCCGTCCCGTGGCGGGTGATCCCGCATTGTTCAAAAAATTTGATACCATTCGCAAAAAGATCCTGACCCGCAGGCGTGATGATGCAGTCTTAAAAAAAGAAGTAGGGCAGATGCGTGAAAGAATGCGCACCCAACGGTTAAAGTACGAACCGGGCCTGTTTAATCTCAAGCAGAGCAAGGGAGGAATTGTGGATATTGAATTCCTTGTTCAATACCTCGTGCTGCGCCACGCCTGTGATCATCCCGACGTTGTGGAATGGACAGACAATATCCGTCTACTTGAAGCCCTGAGTGTGGATGCCCTGATATCCGGTGAGGACAGCGGCATTCTCCAGAACGCCTATGTGAGCATGCGAAAGGCCATTCATCGTCTGACCCTCCAGGAGCGATCTGCCACAGTTGATGAGGAGCTGTTCCGTGAGCAGGCCGCCAAAGTGGCACAGATTTATGATGCGGCCTTTACCATGAACTAA
- a CDS encoding DNA integrity scanning protein DisA nucleotide-binding domain protein, producing MANHGFIRRCIRETIEGLREGLTHFSGPSRAAVIYAITPEDPIYICDPQNLLAGHEPKFKELYIDSQEWRKKNFIQYDKKKFSNLVHEKNLGLAGLISYGGRSSAIGFQMWFTDHHPDMCTIGPTERWLEHAVYRFSHDMANEEELYTGISGSFLKEYATHAIRDYIVDAMNVLIGWDTRLRVYPLLEAVLKISRTPEEGEWPRGKLIFVEKNSLSKMNFILELPEAEQPVLDNVKHIRKLLQSVENSDLKLVATENTIIGITRENHPHLSILADFKGRYGFLALNDELVCSFSDGHFKSTTHKAKLVQVEEALMDSDLGAEDATALFKIVAGIVHSAASQRHGCSIVIDLNESPVFIMGHSLLHPLDLKNQENCDLARSLSKVDGALHIGADVKLHRFACLLQGRNVPGENRARGARFNSALRFTAEHKNVIVIVVSSDTPVSIMMGGEVLETKWKRDTSVMCNIPVPLETWVSTGK from the coding sequence TTGGCAAACCATGGCTTTATCCGCAGATGCATCAGGGAAACCATAGAGGGACTGAGGGAGGGCCTGACTCATTTTTCCGGCCCCAGCCGGGCGGCAGTCATATATGCCATAACACCCGAAGACCCCATATATATCTGTGATCCCCAAAACCTTCTGGCCGGACACGAACCCAAATTCAAAGAGTTGTATATTGATTCCCAGGAGTGGCGGAAAAAAAATTTCATCCAATATGACAAAAAGAAATTCAGCAATCTGGTTCACGAAAAAAACCTTGGTCTGGCCGGACTGATATCCTATGGAGGCCGATCAAGCGCCATCGGTTTTCAGATGTGGTTTACCGACCACCACCCGGACATGTGCACCATAGGGCCAACGGAGCGGTGGCTGGAACATGCGGTGTACAGATTCTCCCATGACATGGCCAACGAAGAAGAGTTGTACACCGGTATTTCCGGCTCTTTTCTCAAGGAGTACGCCACCCATGCAATCAGAGATTATATTGTGGATGCCATGAATGTCCTGATCGGCTGGGATACCAGACTCAGGGTTTATCCCCTTTTGGAGGCCGTGCTTAAAATTTCAAGAACGCCGGAAGAAGGCGAATGGCCCAGGGGTAAGCTGATTTTTGTGGAAAAGAACTCCCTTTCCAAGATGAATTTCATTTTAGAGCTGCCCGAAGCAGAGCAGCCGGTCCTGGACAATGTCAAGCATATCAGAAAGCTGCTTCAATCCGTTGAAAATTCTGATTTGAAACTGGTTGCCACTGAAAACACCATCATCGGCATCACCAGGGAAAATCATCCCCATTTATCCATTTTGGCAGATTTTAAAGGCCGGTACGGCTTTCTGGCACTCAATGACGAACTGGTGTGCTCTTTTTCCGACGGCCACTTTAAGTCCACCACCCATAAAGCAAAACTGGTTCAGGTGGAAGAGGCATTAATGGATTCGGATCTGGGCGCCGAAGACGCAACGGCCTTGTTCAAAATAGTTGCCGGAATTGTGCATAGTGCTGCCAGCCAACGGCATGGCTGCAGCATTGTGATTGACCTGAATGAATCCCCGGTTTTTATCATGGGCCATTCACTGCTGCACCCCCTGGATCTTAAAAATCAGGAAAATTGTGATCTGGCCAGATCCCTGTCCAAGGTGGACGGAGCCCTGCACATCGGGGCAGACGTAAAACTGCATCGGTTTGCCTGCCTTCTGCAGGGCAGGAATGTACCAGGTGAAAACAGAGCCAGGGGTGCCAGGTTCAATTCTGCTTTGCGGTTCACGGCAGAACATAAAAATGTTATTGTGATTGTGGTTTCATCCGATACCCCGGTCTCGATCATGATGGGAGGAGAGGTACTGGAAACCAAATGGAAACGGGACACTTCTGTTATGTGCAATATCCCTGTTCCCCTGGAAACATGGGTTTCTACAGGAAAATAA
- a CDS encoding C25 family cysteine peptidase — MIEGFEQSGVEPGGPVLPSSIIQILIPEGYEFYNITDVNPLKQDTEIVSNVFPQQKEGHPGEDNDQSFVPLQITPNGQRASIEYVHTARIRNHSMAILRYSPVQFQLSGNGYNNEGTFTISSSLEFCVVLSPIQIETVTQTFRRAGSEGLIDSYISDSVLNPEDLEQAAATQSDESTTWGSTPCDYLIITTLALVDEFQVLADHRAAMGLAVDVVAVEDIYDEYDGVGSNQAMIKQCILDYAQTRGTLWVLLGGDNTIVPDHNCYGSVNNGDTTDLTIPTDLYYAGLNDMNWNDDQDSIPCEINANGDSIDLYPDLFVGRAPVRSAADAQAFASKTIAYETAAYDPYFHEAALFMGVKLWSSADGRSDADWKSEALWSNIHENRSPVLPADKYRFYDTGTDFDGGADYNVTLANMSAQLNSGYGIVWTATHGDKTLFSLESGYGYFRSSAASSLVNQDHQGIVYTMACNTNWFDSTTDPSLSEAFIRNPGGGAVAYIGSSRYGWGYSSLTPTNIYYGSSMQYAEQFFKMLYYDEDLLGSTNGSADPSMFDKRIGAVFSSHKMKKIPNSLTYSSMRWLQFSLNLMGDPFTKVMVKLPQDSDLDRDLDGEDLVAFINLTSTTAPDLWELAQRFGQSAFKEDN, encoded by the coding sequence ATGATTGAGGGGTTTGAGCAGAGCGGGGTGGAACCAGGTGGTCCTGTACTGCCCTCAAGCATCATTCAGATTCTGATTCCGGAAGGCTATGAATTTTATAATATTACGGACGTCAATCCTCTGAAACAGGACACAGAGATCGTGTCAAACGTTTTTCCGCAACAAAAGGAAGGCCATCCCGGTGAGGACAACGATCAATCCTTTGTCCCTCTTCAAATCACACCAAATGGCCAACGGGCATCCATTGAGTATGTCCATACGGCAAGGATCAGAAACCACAGCATGGCCATATTGAGATACAGTCCTGTCCAGTTTCAACTTTCGGGTAACGGATACAACAATGAAGGGACCTTTACCATAAGCAGTTCCCTTGAATTCTGCGTGGTTTTGAGCCCGATACAGATCGAAACTGTTACCCAAACTTTCCGGAGAGCAGGGTCTGAAGGCCTTATTGATAGCTACATATCCGATTCTGTTCTCAATCCCGAAGATTTGGAACAGGCTGCAGCCACCCAGTCCGACGAGTCCACGACCTGGGGTTCTACGCCTTGTGATTATCTTATTATCACGACATTAGCTCTTGTGGATGAATTCCAGGTACTTGCCGACCACAGGGCGGCCATGGGCCTGGCGGTGGATGTTGTGGCAGTGGAAGATATCTACGATGAGTATGACGGGGTAGGATCCAACCAGGCAATGATCAAGCAGTGCATACTTGACTATGCACAGACCCGGGGCACTTTGTGGGTACTTTTGGGTGGCGACAACACCATTGTACCGGACCATAACTGCTACGGATCCGTGAACAACGGAGACACAACAGATCTGACAATTCCCACAGACCTTTACTATGCCGGGCTCAATGATATGAACTGGAACGATGACCAAGATTCCATTCCCTGTGAAATTAACGCCAACGGAGATTCCATAGATCTTTATCCAGACCTGTTTGTGGGCAGGGCCCCTGTGCGATCCGCAGCTGATGCCCAGGCCTTTGCTTCAAAAACCATAGCATATGAAACAGCTGCTTATGATCCTTATTTCCATGAGGCCGCCTTATTCATGGGGGTTAAATTGTGGAGCTCCGCCGATGGCAGAAGTGATGCGGACTGGAAAAGTGAAGCCCTTTGGTCCAATATTCACGAAAACCGGTCACCGGTACTACCTGCAGATAAATACAGGTTTTACGACACCGGCACGGACTTTGACGGTGGCGCAGACTATAATGTAACCTTGGCAAACATGTCGGCCCAGCTTAACTCAGGTTATGGGATCGTCTGGACAGCCACCCATGGAGACAAAACTCTTTTCAGCCTGGAGTCAGGATATGGATATTTCAGGTCATCTGCAGCCAGCAGTCTGGTCAACCAGGACCACCAGGGCATTGTATATACCATGGCCTGCAACACCAACTGGTTTGATTCGACAACTGATCCAAGCCTTTCTGAAGCGTTTATCAGGAATCCTGGCGGTGGTGCTGTGGCCTATATCGGATCTTCACGGTACGGATGGGGATACAGCTCTTTGACGCCGACAAATATATATTACGGCTCATCCATGCAGTATGCCGAACAATTTTTTAAAATGCTCTATTACGATGAAGACCTTTTAGGCTCAACTAACGGAAGTGCAGACCCGTCCATGTTCGACAAACGCATCGGTGCGGTGTTCTCCTCCCATAAGATGAAAAAGATACCAAACTCATTGACATACAGCTCCATGCGATGGCTGCAGTTTTCACTGAATCTCATGGGTGATCCCTTTACCAAGGTTATGGTTAAACTGCCCCAGGATTCCGATCTGGACAGGGATTTAGACGGCGAAGATCTGGTGGCGTTTATTAACTTGACGTCAACCACTGCTCCGGATTTATGGGAGCTTGCCCAGCGGTTCGGACAAAGTGCTTTCAAAGAAGATAATTGA
- a CDS encoding ABC transporter ATP-binding protein, with the protein MNQPHAFSQEEKKVRIADLALFKALFPYVRPYAWMLGLTTFLVFLVTGFELFQPWLIQQAIDGFILVSGTPGLHIMGFEIKQFSVFGIWFGVVVLAGFVLDFSQSMFMEYTGQKIMLHLRCSLFDHMTDLPVAYFDKNASGRLVARVAGDIENMNEMFTSVLVFIFRDLLLMAGVFVILFFTNHRLTFYLSLIIPVVFVNVIYFSRILRKVFRTLRQKNAEINHRFSEAITGIRVIQTCMAAPHFIHEFKRLNMAHFKAAMTHIRVFSVFMPVVGLMGTLAVAVIIWNGSFMVQSQGLTIGELAAFLSYMKLFFRPLRELSEKFNLLQNALASAERIITVLNTPKAQKEVRSKGQTINGIQCLAFENVVFSYTPDVPVLKNISFHLEKGRSMGIVGQTGAGKSTIINLTTGFYSPTGGRILINDQDCLNMDIADIRRHTALVMQDPILFSGTVRENIKRSPNGESGEESGQDDQRLISALTSANCSFLFEKFSGLDTMLYDGGRPLSSGEKQLVCIARAFAFNPDLIIFDEATSYMDSQSEVKIHDAMKKLMYGRLSIIIAHRLSTVRECDHILVLRDGQIIEQGGHEQLAKACGEYARLLEKERIE; encoded by the coding sequence ATGAATCAGCCCCATGCCTTTTCCCAGGAAGAAAAAAAGGTCCGTATAGCGGATCTGGCCCTGTTTAAAGCCCTGTTCCCCTACGTCCGGCCCTACGCCTGGATGCTGGGTTTGACGACGTTTCTGGTTTTCCTGGTCACCGGGTTTGAACTGTTTCAGCCCTGGCTCATCCAGCAGGCCATTGACGGGTTCATCCTTGTTTCAGGCACCCCGGGGCTTCATATCATGGGCTTTGAAATTAAACAGTTTAGCGTTTTCGGCATCTGGTTTGGCGTGGTGGTCCTGGCGGGTTTTGTCCTGGATTTCAGCCAGTCCATGTTCATGGAGTACACGGGCCAGAAAATAATGCTTCATCTGCGGTGCAGCCTGTTTGATCATATGACGGACCTGCCCGTGGCCTATTTTGACAAAAATGCTTCGGGAAGGCTCGTGGCCCGGGTGGCAGGGGACATTGAAAATATGAACGAAATGTTTACAAGCGTTCTTGTTTTTATTTTCAGGGATCTTCTGCTCATGGCCGGGGTGTTTGTGATTCTGTTTTTCACCAATCACCGGCTCACCTTTTACCTAAGCCTGATAATTCCCGTGGTATTTGTGAACGTAATTTATTTTTCGCGTATCCTGCGAAAGGTGTTCCGGACGCTACGGCAAAAAAACGCCGAGATCAACCACCGCTTTTCCGAAGCGATCACCGGTATCCGGGTCATCCAGACCTGTATGGCCGCCCCGCACTTTATCCATGAGTTCAAACGCCTGAACATGGCCCACTTCAAGGCCGCCATGACCCATATCCGGGTCTTTTCCGTTTTCATGCCCGTGGTGGGGCTCATGGGTACCCTGGCCGTGGCCGTCATTATCTGGAACGGCTCTTTTATGGTACAAAGTCAGGGTCTGACCATTGGTGAGCTTGCCGCGTTTCTAAGCTATATGAAGTTGTTTTTCAGGCCGTTGCGGGAATTGTCCGAAAAATTCAATCTGCTCCAGAATGCTTTGGCCTCAGCCGAGAGGATTATCACGGTCTTGAACACGCCCAAAGCCCAGAAGGAAGTGAGGTCCAAAGGGCAAACCATTAATGGTATCCAGTGTCTGGCATTTGAAAACGTGGTCTTTTCATACACCCCGGATGTTCCGGTATTGAAAAACATCAGTTTCCATCTTGAAAAGGGCAGATCCATGGGGATTGTGGGCCAGACCGGTGCAGGAAAAAGCACCATTATCAATCTGACGACAGGCTTCTACAGCCCCACCGGCGGACGCATCCTCATTAACGATCAGGACTGTCTGAACATGGATATCGCCGATATCCGGCGTCACACGGCCCTGGTCATGCAGGATCCCATCCTGTTTTCAGGAACTGTCCGGGAAAACATTAAAAGATCCCCGAATGGTGAATCGGGTGAAGAATCCGGCCAGGATGATCAACGCCTTATCTCCGCCTTAACAAGTGCCAATTGTTCATTCCTGTTTGAAAAATTCTCAGGACTTGACACCATGCTGTATGACGGGGGCCGTCCCCTCTCTTCGGGGGAAAAACAGCTGGTCTGCATTGCCCGGGCCTTTGCTTTTAACCCGGATCTGATCATCTTTGACGAAGCCACCTCCTATATGGATTCCCAGTCCGAGGTGAAAATCCATGACGCCATGAAAAAACTGATGTACGGCCGCCTGTCCATTATCATTGCCCATCGCCTGTCAACGGTAAGGGAGTGTGATCACATTCTGGTGTTAAGGGATGGGCAGATTATCGAGCAGGGCGGCCACGAACAGCTTGCCAAAGCCTGCGGGGAATATGCACGGCTTCTTGAAAAGGAACGGATTGAATAA